One window of the Oncorhynchus keta strain PuntledgeMale-10-30-2019 chromosome 31, Oket_V2, whole genome shotgun sequence genome contains the following:
- the LOC118364273 gene encoding PLAC8-like protein 1, producing the protein MSNPVITHQPGAGSYGTNVQTGEWSTGLCSCCSDILVCALGFICPLALSCYTANKYGENACLACVPGGMTAMRTHMRLTYGIQGTICNDAVMTCCCGFFEMCRMAREIRIRNGEV; encoded by the exons ATGTCGAACCCAGTCATCACCCACCAGCCAGGAGCAGGCTCGTATGGGACAAATGTGCAGACCGGCGAGTGGAGCACTGGGCTGTGCTCCTGCTGCAGTGACATCCTAGTCT GTGCCTTGGGCTTCATCTGCCCACTAGCATTGAGTTGCTACACAGCTAACAAGTATGGTGAGAACGCATGCCTGGCCTGTGTTCCAGGAGGCATGACAGCCATGAGGACACACATGAGATTGACCTATGGGATTCAG GGGACGATATGCAACGATGCGGTGATGACCTGTTGCTGTGGATTCTTTGAGATGTGCAGGATGGCCCGTGAAATTCGCATCAGGAATGGCGAAGTTTGA
- the LOC127914280 gene encoding putative nuclease HARBI1, with protein sequence MVCNADCVISNVVAKWPGSVHDSRIFRASEIYQCLSQGEFSGVLLGDRGYGCQPFLLTPFTDPQEAQQAYNHAHARTRARVEMTFGLLKARFHCLHKLRVSPVRACDITVACAVLHNVACLRKERAPRVPPAMDWDNPAIFPDDDSGRLLRDQYVLNYFS encoded by the exons atggtctgcaatgctgactgtgtgatcagcaatgttgtggcaaaatggcctggctcagtccatgactccagaatctttcgggcctctgaaatctatcagtgcctatcacaag gtgaattctctggtgtgttgctgggagacagggggtatggctgccagccttttctcctgacacctttcacagacccccaggaagcacagcaggcctacaaccatgcccatgccaggaccagggccagagttgaaatgacctttggcctcctgaaggcacgctttcactgccttcacaaattaagggtcagccctgttagggcatgtgatattactgtggcttgtgctgtcctccacaatgtggcctgcctgaggaaggagagggcccccagagtgccaccagccatggactgggacaatccggcaatcttccctgatgacgacagtggtcggctgctgagggaccaatatgtgttgaattattttagttag